A single genomic interval of Camelina sativa cultivar DH55 chromosome 11, Cs, whole genome shotgun sequence harbors:
- the LOC104724805 gene encoding protein RALF-like 18 — MMNDMKFLMIIAVIISASLFPALVFGSRPVKCDNCIDSGEEKITMMKKMRSSLDLSRRILQASRYINYDAMKQNKPAKPDGKPDQPDNTYRRGCTAATECHRFTN, encoded by the coding sequence ATGATGAATGATATGAAGTTCTTGATGATCATCGCCGTCATCATCTCGGCGTCTTTGTTTCCAGCGTTGGTGTTCGGATCTCGTCCGGTGAAGTGTGACAATTGCATTGACAGTGGAGAAGAAAAGATCaccatgatgaagaagatgagatcaaGTTTGGATTTGAGCCGTAGGATTCTTCAAGCTTCAAGATATATAAACTACGATGCAATGAAGCAAAATAAACCAGCTAAACCAGATGGTAAACCTGATCAACCGGATAACACTTACCGACGAGGTTGCACTGCCGCTACAGAATGCCACCGCTTTACGAATTAA